The Prionailurus bengalensis isolate Pbe53 chromosome A3, Fcat_Pben_1.1_paternal_pri, whole genome shotgun sequence genome includes a window with the following:
- the SNRPB2 gene encoding U2 small nuclear ribonucleoprotein B'' translates to MDIRPNHTIYINNMNDKIKKEELKRSLYALFSQFGHVVDIVALKTMKMRGQAFVIFKELGSSTNALRQLQGFPFYGKPMRIQYAKTDSDIISKMRGTFADKEKKKEKKKAKTVEQTATTANKKPGQGTPNAANTQGNSTPNPQVPDYPPNYILFLNNLPEETNEMMLSMLFNQFPGFKEVRLVPGRHDIAFVEFENDGQAGAARDALQGFKITPSHAMKITYAKK, encoded by the exons ATGGATATAAGGCCAAATCATACAATTTATATCAACAATAtgaatgacaaaattaaaaaagaag AATTGAAGAGATCCCTGTATGCCCTGTTTTCTCAGTTTGGCCACGTGGTAGATATTGTAGCTTTAAAGACCATGAAGATGAGGGGTCAAGCCTTTGTTATATTTAAGGAGCTGGGTTCATCCACAAATGCCTTGAGACAGTTACAAGGATTTCCATTTTATGGTAAACCAATG CGAATCCAGTATGCAAAAACAGATTCTGATATAATATCTAAAATGCGTGGCACTTTTGCcgacaaagaaaagaagaaggaaaagaaaaaagcaaaaacagtggAACAGACTGCGACAACTGCCAACAAAAAACCTGGCCAG ggaACACCAAATGCAGCAAATACCCAAGGAAATTCAACACCAAATCCTCAG gTCCCTGATTACCCTCCAAActatattttattccttaataATTTACCGGAAGAAACGAATGAGATGATGTTATCCATGTTGTTTAATCA ATTTCCTGGTTTCAAGGAAGTACGTTTGGTACCTGGAAGGCATGACAttgcttttgttgaatttgaaaATGACGGACAGGCTGGAGCCGCCAGGGATGCTTTACAGGGATTTAAAATCACACCTTCCCATGCCATGAAGATCACCTATGCGAAGAAATAA
- the OTOR gene encoding otoraplin, producing the protein MARLLLLSLPGLVAICAVHGIFMDRLASKKLCADDECVYTISLARAQEDFNAPDCRFINVKKGQQIYVYSKLVKENGAGEFWAGSVYGDGQEDEMGTVGYFPSSLVEEQHVYQEATKEVPTTDIDFFCE; encoded by the exons ATGGCAAGACTCTTATTACTTTCTCTCCCCGGTCTTGTGGCCATATGTGCTGTGCACGGAATATTTATGGACAGACTTGCTTCCAAGAAGCTGTGTGCAGATGACGAGTGTGTGT atACTATTTCTCTGGCCAGAGCTCAAGAAGATTTCAATGCCCCCGACTGTAGGTTCATTAATGTTAAAAAAGGGCAGCAGATTTATGTTTACTCAAAGCTGGTAAAAGAAAATGGAGCTGGAGAATTTTGGGCTGGCAGT GTTTATGGAGATGGCCAGGAGGATGAGATGGGAACCGTGGGGTATTTCCCCAGCAGCTTGGTAGAGGAGCAACATGTGTACCAAGAAGCCACCAAGGAAGTCCCCACCACG gataTTGACTTCTTCTGTGAGTGA